A genomic region of Mesorhizobium sp. NZP2077 contains the following coding sequences:
- a CDS encoding ATP-binding cassette domain-containing protein produces MAVLELTNISKHFGAIQAVNDVSLSIEPGQVVGLMGDNGAGKSTLVKMIAGNFRPSHGSMRMDDKELILHKPVEARQHGIEIVHQDLALCNNLTAAANVYLGRELRRGVGPFRILDYASMYKRAGQIFAELKSETRPRDLVKQMSGGQRQAVAIARTRLSQAKIVLMDEPTAAISVRQVAEVLNLIRRLRDQGISVVLISHRMPDVFDVADRVIVMRRGRKVADKTIASSSPEEVTGLITGAIEQV; encoded by the coding sequence GTGGCGGTTCTCGAACTCACCAATATCTCGAAGCATTTCGGCGCCATCCAGGCGGTCAACGACGTGTCGCTGTCGATCGAGCCCGGCCAGGTCGTCGGCCTGATGGGCGACAACGGCGCCGGCAAATCGACGTTGGTCAAGATGATCGCCGGCAATTTCCGGCCGAGCCATGGCTCGATGCGCATGGATGACAAGGAACTGATCCTGCACAAGCCGGTCGAGGCGCGCCAGCACGGCATCGAGATCGTTCACCAGGATCTGGCGCTCTGCAACAATCTGACCGCGGCGGCGAACGTCTATCTCGGCCGCGAATTGCGGCGCGGCGTCGGTCCGTTCCGCATCCTCGACTACGCCTCCATGTACAAGCGCGCCGGCCAGATTTTTGCCGAGCTGAAGTCCGAAACCCGGCCGCGCGACCTCGTCAAGCAGATGTCCGGCGGCCAGCGCCAGGCGGTGGCGATCGCCCGCACCAGGCTGTCGCAGGCCAAGATCGTGCTGATGGACGAGCCGACGGCGGCGATCTCGGTCAGGCAGGTCGCCGAAGTGCTGAACCTGATCCGCCGGCTGCGCGACCAGGGCATATCAGTCGTGCTGATCAGTCACCGCATGCCCGACGTCTTCGACGTCGCCGACCGCGTCATCGTCATGCGGCGCGGTCGCAAGGTGGCCGACAAGACGATTGCGTCGAGCTCGCCCGAGGAAGTCACCGGGCTGATCACCGGCGCCATCGAACAGGTTTGA
- a CDS encoding ABC transporter permease codes for MALTIDQPIVQKQQSLLTRMFASQTFWVVIAVILACLFLSFATDAFATSKNLYNITRNVTFVAIIALGMTFVIITGGIDLSVGSVLCLSSMVLAVTMHAGYSIEIGILASIATALAIGAFNGILIAYIGFPPFVVTLGMLSIARSLAMVASNNTVVFQFGPDHNKLLALGGGAWVFGIANPVLYTIILALITGFTLRWTKFGRHIFAIGGNEHAATLTGVPVKPIKVAVYMISALAAGIAGIIQTGWLGAVTTNLGTGMELQVIAATVIGGANLAGGVGTAFGAIVGAALIEVIRNSLGLLGINAFWQGVFIGGAILLAVLFDRIRNFRRSD; via the coding sequence ATGGCACTGACAATTGACCAGCCGATCGTGCAAAAGCAGCAATCCTTGCTGACAAGGATGTTCGCCAGCCAGACCTTCTGGGTGGTGATCGCCGTGATCCTCGCCTGCCTGTTCCTGTCTTTTGCCACCGACGCCTTCGCCACCTCGAAGAACCTCTACAACATCACCCGCAATGTCACCTTCGTCGCCATCATCGCGCTCGGCATGACCTTCGTCATCATCACCGGCGGCATCGACCTGTCGGTCGGTTCGGTGCTGTGCCTGTCGTCGATGGTGCTGGCCGTCACCATGCATGCCGGCTACTCGATCGAAATCGGCATCCTGGCCTCGATCGCCACCGCGCTCGCCATTGGCGCCTTCAACGGCATCCTGATCGCTTATATCGGCTTTCCGCCCTTCGTGGTGACGCTTGGCATGCTGTCGATCGCCCGCAGTCTGGCCATGGTTGCCTCCAACAACACCGTCGTCTTCCAGTTTGGCCCGGACCACAACAAGCTGCTGGCGCTTGGCGGCGGTGCCTGGGTATTCGGCATCGCCAATCCGGTGCTGTACACCATCATACTGGCGCTGATCACCGGTTTTACCCTGCGCTGGACCAAGTTCGGCCGCCACATCTTCGCCATTGGCGGCAATGAGCACGCGGCAACGCTGACCGGCGTCCCGGTGAAGCCGATCAAGGTCGCGGTCTACATGATCTCGGCGCTGGCGGCCGGCATTGCCGGCATCATCCAGACCGGTTGGCTGGGTGCGGTGACCACCAATCTCGGCACCGGCATGGAGCTGCAGGTCATCGCCGCGACCGTCATCGGCGGCGCCAATCTGGCCGGTGGCGTCGGCACCGCCTTCGGCGCCATTGTGGGTGCTGCCCTCATCGAGGTGATCCGCAACAGCCTCGGCCTGCTTGGCATCAACGCCTTCTGGCAAGGTGTCTTCATCGGCGGCGCAATCCTCCTTGCCGTGCTGTTCGACCGAATCCGCAACTTCCGCCGCAGCGATTGA